A window of Dehalococcoidia bacterium contains these coding sequences:
- a CDS encoding rod shape-determining protein, whose product MLINPLSALLGLFSHDIGVDLGTANTMVMVKGRGIVIDEPSVVAIDRVSKKILAIGAEAKRMVGRTPSNIIAVRPMRDGVISDFQVTERMLQYFIRTVHERSGFGIPRPRVVIGIPSGVTEVEKRAVHDAALNAGARACYLVEEPMAAAIGSGLPIMEPSGCMIVDIGGGTTEVAVIALGGIVVATSIRVAGDEMDQEIMAYARQVHNLLIGERTAEEIKIEAGSAFALEEESTVVLRGRDLATGLPKSVEVSTVEIRDALSGSISAIVDAVRSTIEITPPELVADLMYRGIALAGGGALLRGLDRRLAQETKFPVYVAEDPLSCVVRGTGEVLEEAALLAKVQSNLAARKPLR is encoded by the coding sequence ATCTTGATCAACCCGCTCTCCGCCCTGCTCGGCCTCTTCTCTCACGACATCGGGGTCGACCTGGGCACCGCCAATACTATGGTCATGGTCAAGGGGCGCGGCATCGTCATCGACGAGCCGTCCGTCGTCGCCATCGACCGCGTCTCCAAGAAGATCCTCGCCATCGGCGCTGAGGCCAAGCGGATGGTCGGCCGCACCCCCTCGAACATAATCGCCGTCCGGCCCATGCGCGACGGCGTCATCTCCGACTTCCAGGTCACCGAGCGCATGCTCCAGTACTTCATACGCACCGTGCACGAGCGGTCGGGGTTCGGTATTCCGCGGCCGCGCGTCGTCATCGGCATCCCCAGCGGCGTGACCGAGGTGGAGAAGCGGGCCGTCCACGACGCCGCCCTTAACGCCGGCGCCCGCGCCTGCTACCTGGTCGAGGAACCGATGGCGGCGGCCATAGGCTCCGGCCTCCCGATCATGGAGCCCAGCGGCTGCATGATCGTCGACATCGGCGGCGGCACGACCGAGGTAGCGGTCATCGCCCTCGGCGGCATCGTCGTCGCCACGTCGATACGCGTCGCCGGCGACGAGATGGACCAGGAGATCATGGCCTACGCCCGCCAGGTCCACAACCTGCTCATCGGCGAGCGGACGGCGGAGGAGATAAAGATCGAGGCAGGATCGGCGTTCGCGCTGGAGGAAGAGAGTACCGTCGTGCTACGCGGACGCGACCTCGCGACGGGCCTCCCGAAATCGGTCGAGGTGAGCACCGTCGAGATCCGCGACGCCCTCTCCGGCTCGATAAGCGCCATCGTCGACGCCGTGCGCTCCACCATCGAGATAACGCCGCCCGAGCTGGTGGCGGACCTCATGTACCGGGGGATCGCGCTCGCGGGCGGAGGCGCCTTGCTGCGCGGCCTCGACCGGCGGCTGGCGCAGGAGACGAAGTTCCCCGTATACGTCGCCGAGGACCCGCTGAGCTGCGTCGTGCGCGGCACGGGGGAGGTGCTGGAGGAGGCGGCGCTGCTGGCGAAAGTGCAATCGAACCTGGCAGCGAGGAAGCCGCTGCGCTAG
- the ligA gene encoding NAD-dependent DNA ligase LigA, which yields MAEDVALQEAKQRVEELRSLISYHDYRYYVLDSPEISDAEYDELMRELRSLEQRFPQLITPDSPTQRVSGQPVEAFGIVQHRLPLLSLANAFNEEELRAWHRRATALSGRDDFALVCEPKMDGLAVALVYEGGRFVQGATRGDGWRGENITENLRTIRSIPLSVGRDAPSRFEVRGEVYMTKKGFERLNEERANEGQPLFANPRNAAAGSVRQLDPRVTARRPLDIFVYQLGWSEDSAPRSHWESLKWLGSLGFRTNPGNRLVNTIDQAQEVGKELLEQRERLDYDIDGMVVKIDDMELHDRLGVVGREPRWAIAYKFPAIQATTKLVDIGVNVGRTGSLNPYAVLEPVKVGGVTIKLATLHNEDDIRRKDIRVGDTVIVQRAGDVIPQVVGPVVSLRTGKEREYRMPERCPSCGAPVYREEGEAMSYCPNAACPAQAFRQLEHFVSRGAMDIEGIGEKLAAALMQAGLVKDPADVYYLKMEQLVGLERMAEKSARNVLDAIEGSKERPLSRVIFALGIRHVGSEVAEILAQEYGSLDALANASVEELQSIPSIGPKIAESIRAYFQVEGNRRLIEKLRKAGVRLEGERAGRPAEGPLGGQQFVVTGTLSSFSRAEAEEKLERLGAKTGSSVTRKTDYLVVGENPGSKLQKAQQYGTKTLSEEEFLELLRRHGAA from the coding sequence ATGGCCGAAGACGTTGCGCTGCAAGAGGCAAAACAACGGGTCGAAGAGCTGCGCTCGCTCATCTCCTACCACGACTACCGCTACTACGTCCTCGATAGCCCGGAGATAAGCGACGCCGAGTACGACGAGCTGATGCGCGAGCTGCGGTCGCTCGAGCAGCGCTTTCCGCAGCTCATCACGCCCGACTCGCCGACGCAACGGGTGAGCGGGCAGCCGGTGGAAGCGTTCGGAATAGTCCAGCACCGGTTGCCGCTGCTCAGCCTCGCGAACGCCTTCAACGAAGAAGAACTGCGCGCCTGGCACCGTCGCGCCACCGCCCTCTCCGGTCGCGACGACTTCGCGCTGGTGTGCGAGCCGAAGATGGACGGGCTGGCGGTGGCGCTGGTGTATGAGGGCGGCCGCTTCGTGCAGGGGGCCACGCGCGGCGACGGCTGGCGCGGCGAGAACATCACCGAGAACCTGCGCACCATCCGCAGCATCCCGTTGAGCGTGGGCAGGGACGCGCCGTCGCGCTTCGAGGTGCGCGGCGAAGTGTACATGACGAAGAAGGGGTTCGAGCGCCTGAACGAGGAGCGCGCCAACGAAGGCCAGCCGCTCTTCGCCAACCCGCGCAACGCCGCCGCCGGCTCCGTCCGCCAGCTCGACCCGCGCGTGACCGCCCGCCGACCTCTCGATATCTTCGTGTACCAGCTCGGCTGGTCGGAAGACTCGGCGCCGCGCTCGCACTGGGAATCGCTCAAATGGCTGGGTTCGCTGGGGTTCCGCACAAACCCCGGCAACCGCCTCGTGAACACGATCGACCAGGCGCAAGAGGTGGGGAAGGAGTTGCTCGAACAGCGGGAACGGCTCGACTACGACATCGACGGCATGGTGGTGAAGATCGACGACATGGAGCTGCACGACCGCCTCGGCGTCGTCGGGCGCGAGCCGCGATGGGCGATCGCGTACAAGTTCCCCGCCATCCAGGCCACAACGAAGCTCGTCGACATCGGCGTGAACGTGGGTCGCACGGGCAGCCTCAACCCCTACGCCGTCCTCGAACCGGTGAAGGTGGGCGGCGTCACGATCAAGCTGGCCACCCTCCACAACGAGGACGACATCCGGCGCAAGGATATCCGCGTCGGCGACACGGTCATCGTGCAACGCGCGGGCGACGTCATTCCGCAGGTCGTCGGGCCGGTGGTCAGCCTGCGGACGGGGAAGGAGCGCGAGTACAGGATGCCGGAGCGCTGCCCGTCATGCGGCGCGCCCGTGTACCGCGAGGAGGGCGAGGCGATGAGCTACTGCCCCAACGCAGCCTGTCCGGCGCAGGCGTTCCGGCAGCTCGAGCATTTCGTCTCCCGCGGGGCGATGGACATCGAGGGCATCGGCGAGAAGCTGGCCGCCGCCCTCATGCAGGCAGGCCTCGTGAAAGACCCCGCCGACGTGTACTACCTCAAGATGGAACAGCTCGTCGGCCTCGAGCGCATGGCGGAAAAGAGCGCCCGGAACGTGCTCGACGCAATCGAAGGGAGCAAGGAGCGGCCGCTGTCGCGCGTGATCTTCGCCCTCGGCATCCGGCACGTGGGCAGCGAGGTGGCGGAAATCCTGGCGCAGGAGTACGGCAGCCTCGACGCCCTGGCGAACGCGAGCGTCGAGGAGTTGCAGTCTATCCCCAGCATCGGGCCCAAGATCGCTGAGAGCATCCGCGCCTACTTCCAGGTCGAGGGCAACCGGCGGCTCATCGAAAAGCTGCGGAAAGCGGGCGTCCGCCTTGAGGGTGAGCGGGCCGGGCGGCCGGCGGAAGGGCCCCTCGGCGGACAGCAGTTCGTCGTCACCGGCACGCTGAGCAGCTTCTCGCGCGCGGAGGCGGAGGAGAAGCTTGAGCGACTGGGGGCTAAGACAGGCTCCAGCGTGACCCGCAAGACCGACTACCTGGTGGTGGGCGAGAACCCGGGCTCGAAGCTCCAGAAGGCGCAGCAGTACGGCACGAAGACGCTATCGGAAGAGGAGTTCCTGGAGCTGCTCCGCCGCCACGGCGCCGCCTAG
- the hisH gene encoding imidazole glycerol phosphate synthase subunit HisH, which yields MRIVVVDYGAGNLRSVERAADHAGYRAAISSNPADVASADCLIVPGVGAAADTMRNLRERRLVEPVLGFLASGRPFLGICMGMQALLTVSEEGGEHACLGVIPGRVRRLPPGLKVPQMGWNTVDQRHRHPVFEGIPDGSYFYFVHSYYPAPDDDAVVIGETDYGVVFPSVVARDNIVATQFHPEKSGDVGLRFYRNFLAWAAERSRDRTLATGR from the coding sequence ATGCGTATCGTGGTTGTCGATTACGGAGCGGGGAATCTGCGCAGCGTCGAGCGCGCCGCCGACCACGCCGGCTATCGCGCGGCCATCAGCAGCAACCCGGCCGACGTGGCGTCGGCGGACTGCCTCATCGTGCCCGGTGTGGGCGCCGCCGCCGACACGATGCGCAACCTGCGGGAGCGGCGCCTGGTTGAGCCCGTCCTCGGCTTTCTGGCCTCGGGACGCCCCTTCCTTGGCATATGCATGGGGATGCAGGCGCTCCTCACTGTCAGCGAAGAAGGCGGTGAGCACGCCTGTCTGGGCGTCATACCCGGCCGGGTGCGGCGTCTGCCCCCCGGCCTCAAGGTGCCGCAGATGGGCTGGAACACCGTCGACCAAAGGCATCGCCACCCCGTCTTCGAGGGCATCCCCGACGGCTCGTACTTCTACTTCGTCCACAGCTACTACCCGGCGCCGGACGACGATGCCGTCGTGATCGGCGAGACCGACTACGGAGTCGTTTTCCCGAGCGTCGTCGCGCGAGATAACATCGTCGCTACCCAGTTCCACCCCGAGAAGAGCGGCGACGTGGGGTTGCGCTTCTACCGTAACTTCCTGGCCTGGGCCGCGGAGCGCAGCCGGGACAGGACGCTCGCGACCGGGAGGTAG
- the hisA gene encoding 1-(5-phosphoribosyl)-5-[(5-phosphoribosylamino)methylideneamino]imidazole-4-carboxamide isomerase, whose product MEIIPAIDIRGGRCVRLYQGDYARETVFSDDPVSIARRWQKEGATRLHLVDLDGAREGVPVNDTVIREIARTVSVPCQVGGGIRTVEAIGRYLQSGVDRVIFGTAAVEDEPLVASACEAFPGAVVVAVDARGGQIVIRGWLQQSGENAEELMRRLAGLGVSRFVYTDIARDGTLLGPNFVAIERAARVVNVPVIASGGVSSVDHVRRLAEIGVEGVILGRALYEGALTLKDALNAAS is encoded by the coding sequence ATCGAGATCATCCCTGCCATTGACATCCGCGGCGGGCGGTGCGTCCGTCTCTATCAGGGCGACTATGCCCGCGAGACCGTCTTCTCCGACGACCCCGTTTCCATCGCCCGGCGCTGGCAGAAAGAGGGCGCGACCCGTCTTCACCTCGTCGACCTCGACGGCGCGCGCGAGGGAGTGCCCGTGAACGATACGGTCATCAGGGAAATCGCCCGCACCGTGAGCGTTCCCTGCCAGGTGGGCGGCGGCATCCGCACCGTCGAGGCCATCGGACGCTATCTTCAGTCGGGCGTCGACCGGGTGATCTTCGGGACGGCGGCGGTCGAGGACGAGCCGCTTGTAGCCAGCGCCTGCGAGGCCTTTCCCGGCGCCGTCGTAGTCGCTGTGGACGCCCGCGGCGGGCAGATCGTGATCAGGGGCTGGCTCCAGCAGTCGGGCGAGAATGCCGAGGAGCTGATGCGGCGGCTTGCCGGGCTGGGCGTTTCCCGTTTCGTCTACACCGACATCGCCCGCGACGGCACGCTCTTGGGGCCGAACTTCGTCGCCATCGAACGCGCCGCCAGGGTGGTGAACGTACCCGTCATCGCTTCCGGCGGCGTGAGCAGCGTCGACCACGTGCGGCGTCTGGCCGAGATCGGCGTCGAAGGGGTCATCCTCGGCCGCGCCCTGTACGAGGGCGCTCTCACGCTGAAGGACGCCCTTAACGCCGCTTCCTGA
- a CDS encoding DUF167 domain-containing protein, producing MGEDRRMADVTLKLRVTPRARSTEIDGWDGETVSMRVTAPPERGKANEAVLRLLADALGVPVSSLRLVRGRASRDKLVAVDGLATEEVRRRMERCIAERNGG from the coding sequence GTGGGCGAAGATAGGCGCATGGCGGACGTGACGCTCAAGCTGCGGGTGACGCCCAGGGCACGATCGACGGAGATCGACGGCTGGGACGGCGAGACGGTATCGATGCGGGTTACCGCTCCTCCCGAGCGGGGGAAGGCCAACGAGGCGGTGCTGCGCCTGCTGGCAGACGCGCTGGGCGTTCCCGTGTCGTCGCTGCGGCTCGTGCGCGGGCGGGCTTCGCGCGACAAGCTGGTGGCGGTTGACGGGCTGGCGACGGAAGAGGTTCGGCGGCGGATGGAGCGTTGTATCGCTGAGAGGAATGGCGGGTGA
- a CDS encoding YggT family protein: protein MSLLVRFVEIFTSIMIAAIFIRAVLSWFMLDPRNPLVNALDQITEPILEPLRRVVPRLGMIDITPMVAILILILIQRLVASYA, encoded by the coding sequence ATGAGCTTGCTGGTGCGTTTCGTCGAGATCTTCACTTCCATCATGATCGCGGCCATATTCATCCGCGCCGTCCTCTCGTGGTTCATGCTCGACCCGCGAAACCCCCTGGTGAACGCCCTCGACCAGATAACGGAGCCGATACTGGAGCCGCTGCGGCGCGTCGTGCCGCGACTGGGGATGATCGATATCACGCCGATGGTGGCGATACTGATACTGATACTCATACAGCGGCTGGTCGCAAGCTACGCCTAG
- the proC gene encoding pyrroline-5-carboxylate reductase — MRIAFIGGGTMAEAMVSAFLRENAVRPSDIVVADVAPERLRHLRDAYGVTAASGNVEALEGADIVVFAVKPGQFPAAAAELSGKLKPEQTVLSIMAGITIGAIRGALRHLAVVRAMPNTAAQVGEAATAWTAAADVTSDARERVGGLLRALGSEVYFDDERYIDMATAVSGSGIGFVFVLMEAFIDGAVHIGVPRQAAAEMVVQTFAGAARLARESGKTAAELRALVTTPGGTTAEGLLALEAAGVRAAIAEALIAAYEKSKSLGSGPAT; from the coding sequence ATGCGAATCGCTTTCATCGGCGGCGGGACGATGGCGGAGGCGATGGTGAGCGCCTTCCTGCGGGAGAATGCCGTCCGGCCATCCGATATCGTCGTCGCCGACGTCGCGCCGGAGCGGCTGCGGCACCTGCGCGACGCCTACGGCGTCACCGCCGCTTCCGGCAACGTCGAGGCGCTCGAGGGCGCTGACATCGTTGTCTTCGCCGTCAAGCCGGGGCAGTTCCCGGCCGCCGCCGCGGAGCTGAGCGGCAAGCTGAAGCCGGAGCAGACCGTCCTGTCCATCATGGCCGGCATCACTATCGGCGCAATTCGCGGCGCCCTCCGCCATCTTGCCGTCGTGCGCGCGATGCCCAACACCGCCGCCCAGGTGGGCGAAGCCGCGACCGCGTGGACGGCGGCAGCGGACGTGACGTCGGACGCGCGAGAGCGGGTCGGCGGCCTCCTGCGGGCGCTGGGGAGCGAGGTCTACTTCGACGACGAGAGGTACATCGACATGGCGACGGCGGTATCGGGGAGCGGCATCGGCTTCGTCTTCGTGCTCATGGAGGCGTTCATCGACGGCGCGGTCCACATCGGAGTGCCGCGTCAGGCGGCGGCGGAGATGGTGGTGCAGACCTTTGCCGGCGCCGCCCGCCTCGCGCGGGAAAGCGGGAAAACGGCGGCTGAGCTTCGCGCACTCGTCACGACGCCCGGCGGCACGACGGCGGAAGGGCTGCTGGCGCTCGAGGCGGCGGGAGTGCGGGCGGCCATCGCCGAGGCGCTCATCGCGGCGTACGAGAAATCGAAGTCTTTAGGGAGCGGTCCTGCAACATGA
- a CDS encoding YggS family pyridoxal phosphate-dependent enzyme, protein MTLADDVAFLDLKQRIAGNLRRLRERIAAACERSGRSPDEVTVVGVTKGFPVSAVVAAYEAGLRDLGENRVQEAATKFEAAAALGARAGLEQSLVERPRWHMVGHLQSNKVKTALRVFDIIHSVDSLRLAELVSREARAPVPVLFEVNVAGEESKFGLAPDDAPGVLARARALPNIDVLGLMTVAPITDDPERVRPVFRRLRELARSLGLLHLSMGMTDDFEVAIEEGATMVRIGRAIFGERPNAFEMPRPSEG, encoded by the coding sequence ATGACACTAGCCGACGACGTCGCCTTCCTCGACCTGAAGCAGCGCATCGCCGGCAACCTGCGGCGGCTCAGGGAGCGCATAGCCGCCGCCTGCGAGCGCTCGGGGCGCTCCCCCGACGAGGTGACGGTCGTCGGCGTGACCAAGGGGTTCCCTGTGAGCGCCGTCGTCGCAGCATACGAGGCGGGACTCCGCGACCTGGGCGAAAACCGCGTCCAGGAGGCGGCGACCAAGTTCGAGGCGGCGGCCGCGCTGGGGGCGCGCGCCGGTCTCGAGCAGTCGCTTGTCGAGCGTCCGCGCTGGCACATGGTGGGGCACCTGCAGTCGAACAAGGTAAAGACAGCCCTGAGGGTGTTTGATATAATCCACAGCGTGGATTCGCTCCGTCTGGCGGAGTTGGTCTCGCGGGAGGCGCGCGCGCCCGTGCCCGTCCTCTTCGAGGTGAACGTGGCGGGCGAGGAATCGAAGTTCGGTCTCGCGCCCGACGACGCCCCCGGGGTGCTGGCGCGGGCGCGCGCGCTGCCGAACATCGACGTCCTCGGGCTCATGACCGTCGCCCCCATCACAGACGACCCTGAACGCGTGCGCCCCGTCTTCCGGCGTCTACGGGAACTCGCGCGGTCGCTTGGCCTGCTGCATTTGTCGATGGGGATGACGGACGATTTCGAGGTCGCGATCGAAGAAGGGGCAACGATGGTCCGCATTGGACGCGCCATCTTTGGGGAGCGGCCGAACGCGTTCGAGATGCCGCGTCCGAGCGAGGGGTGA
- a CDS encoding vitamin B12-dependent ribonucleotide reductase codes for MAKAVKEREGVQLSENARVVLERRYLAKDDRGRIIETPGELFRRVAHAITEAETAYGASPAQTAEWEARFYDIMTDLRFLPNSPTLGNAGRPLQQLAACFVLPVGDSMEEIFGAIRDMAIIHKSGGGTGFSFSRLRPAGDMVRTTAGLASGPVSFMKVFDAATEAIKQGGTRRGANMAILSVTHPDIEQFITVKADMQTLTNFNISVAVNEPFMRAVERNEEYDLVNPRTGEVTGRRRARDIFRMIVENAWLNGDPGLVFLDRVNKDNPTPHLGAIEATNPCGEQPLLPYESCNLGSINLSKFVKRKRGARATDGTTTLDVDWEALNETISVAVRFLDDVIDVNRYPVPQIEEMTKKTRKIGLGVMGWADLLFQLRIPYDSEEALRLGERMMAFIQEKADDASEELARERGVFPAWEGSIYARKGSGRRLRNSTRTTVAPTGTLSIIADCSGGIEPAFALAFTRQHFLDPRRPERTVQLTEINQHFERAARENGFYSRRLIDELAAGRPLKGRSNVPEWAQRVFVTAHDVTPEWHVRMQAAFQRHTNNAVSKTINFRQDATVEEVEKAYLLAYREGCKGITVYRDRSRELQVLSHATTRGPEQAEAAAAERLLAPAPLPERRPGQPYRRRLPDERESITHKFRVGDQEGYITVGLFEDGKPGEVFVTISKEGSTIRGLMDSVAVLTSLALQYGVPVEDLSRKFGGVRFEPHGFTNNPDLPQATSIVDYIFRWLEQRFGEERPARRRRARARKGAHTGGSRAQTGDISTGVACPDCGSLLVFAEGCLVCRSCGYEKCG; via the coding sequence ATGGCGAAAGCAGTCAAAGAACGCGAGGGCGTCCAGCTCTCCGAAAACGCCCGCGTCGTGCTGGAACGACGCTACCTGGCGAAGGACGACCGCGGACGGATAATCGAGACGCCGGGTGAGCTCTTCCGTCGCGTCGCTCACGCCATCACTGAGGCGGAGACGGCGTACGGCGCGTCGCCCGCCCAGACGGCGGAATGGGAGGCGCGCTTCTACGACATCATGACCGACCTCCGCTTCCTCCCCAACTCGCCTACGCTGGGCAACGCCGGCCGCCCCCTCCAGCAGCTCGCCGCATGCTTCGTCCTCCCCGTCGGCGACTCGATGGAGGAGATCTTCGGGGCGATACGCGACATGGCGATCATCCACAAAAGCGGCGGCGGCACCGGCTTCTCGTTCAGCCGCCTGCGCCCCGCCGGCGATATGGTGCGCACGACGGCGGGACTCGCCAGCGGCCCCGTCTCCTTTATGAAGGTCTTCGACGCGGCGACAGAGGCGATCAAACAGGGCGGCACGCGCCGCGGCGCCAACATGGCGATCCTCTCCGTCACCCACCCCGACATCGAGCAGTTCATCACCGTCAAGGCCGACATGCAGACGCTCACGAACTTCAACATCTCCGTCGCCGTCAACGAGCCGTTCATGAGGGCGGTGGAACGCAACGAGGAGTACGACCTCGTCAACCCGCGCACCGGCGAAGTGACGGGACGCCGCCGCGCCCGCGACATCTTCCGCATGATCGTCGAGAACGCCTGGCTCAACGGCGACCCCGGCCTCGTCTTCCTCGACCGCGTGAACAAGGACAACCCGACACCGCACCTCGGCGCCATCGAGGCGACGAACCCCTGCGGCGAACAGCCGCTGCTGCCCTACGAGTCGTGCAACCTGGGCTCGATCAACCTGTCGAAGTTCGTCAAGCGGAAGAGGGGCGCACGGGCGACCGACGGGACGACCACCCTCGATGTCGACTGGGAGGCGCTCAACGAGACCATCTCCGTCGCCGTGCGCTTCCTTGATGACGTGATCGACGTAAACCGCTACCCTGTGCCCCAGATCGAGGAAATGACAAAGAAGACGCGCAAGATCGGCCTCGGCGTCATGGGCTGGGCCGACCTCCTCTTCCAGCTACGCATCCCTTACGACTCGGAAGAGGCGCTGCGCCTCGGTGAGCGGATGATGGCCTTCATCCAGGAGAAAGCGGACGACGCCTCTGAAGAACTGGCGCGCGAGCGGGGCGTCTTCCCGGCGTGGGAGGGCAGCATTTACGCCCGCAAAGGCTCCGGGCGCCGCCTCCGCAACTCGACGCGGACGACGGTGGCGCCCACCGGCACGCTCTCCATAATCGCCGACTGCTCGGGCGGCATCGAGCCCGCGTTCGCTCTCGCCTTCACCCGCCAGCATTTCCTCGATCCGAGGCGCCCGGAGCGCACCGTCCAGCTCACCGAGATCAACCAGCACTTCGAGCGGGCCGCGCGCGAAAACGGCTTCTACTCCAGGCGCCTCATCGATGAGCTGGCGGCGGGCCGCCCGCTGAAGGGCCGCTCCAACGTGCCCGAGTGGGCGCAGCGCGTCTTCGTCACCGCCCACGACGTGACGCCCGAGTGGCATGTGCGCATGCAGGCGGCCTTCCAGCGCCACACGAACAACGCCGTCAGCAAGACGATAAACTTCCGCCAGGACGCCACGGTCGAGGAGGTCGAGAAGGCCTATCTGCTAGCCTACCGCGAAGGCTGCAAGGGTATAACGGTATACCGCGACCGCTCGCGCGAGCTGCAGGTGCTGTCGCACGCGACCACGCGCGGCCCCGAGCAGGCGGAGGCCGCCGCCGCCGAGCGCTTGCTGGCGCCGGCGCCCCTACCCGAGCGCAGGCCCGGTCAACCCTACCGCCGCCGCCTGCCGGACGAGCGCGAATCGATAACGCACAAGTTCCGCGTCGGCGACCAGGAAGGGTACATCACCGTCGGCCTGTTCGAGGACGGGAAGCCGGGCGAGGTCTTCGTGACCATCTCCAAGGAAGGCTCAACGATACGGGGTCTCATGGACTCGGTGGCGGTGCTGACGTCGCTCGCGCTGCAGTACGGCGTGCCGGTCGAGGACCTGTCGCGGAAGTTCGGCGGCGTGCGTTTCGAGCCGCACGGCTTCACGAACAACCCCGATTTGCCGCAAGCGACGTCAATTGTCGACTATATCTTCCGCTGGCTGGAGCAGCGCTTCGGCGAGGAGCGGCCGGCGCGGCGCCGTCGTGCGAGGGCGCGAAAGGGGGCGCACACCGGCGGGTCGCGGGCCCAGACGGGGGACATCAGCACGGGGGTAGCGTGCCCTGACTGCGGCTCGCTCCTTGTGTTCGCAGAGGGGTGCCTTGTGTGCCGCTCCTGCGGCTACGAGAAGTGCGGCTAA